Genomic segment of Prinia subflava isolate CZ2003 ecotype Zambia chromosome 4, Cam_Psub_1.2, whole genome shotgun sequence:
ATCAAGCTTAGAGCTTAGGCTTGTTAGCAGCTTATTTCAGTGATGTGTATCTGCAGCTGAAGCATTAAAGCTGTATAGTTTCTGCTTGGATTTCTAGGATTTGCTCGAAGTTGTCCTGATTGCCTTTATAAAATAAGCTCCAGCCTACTGCAGCCTTTACCTCCTGTTGGCAATAGCAGATCTGGATTCTTGAAGTTTCTGCCCATAGAGCTGGGAACAGAACATGTGGAATACTGTTGCTTTTATCTTCCATTATGCTTTTTGAAGGATATTTGAGGAGCTTCCTCATTCTTAAGTGTACCCTCTGCTGAAAAGAAATTCGTTAGTCCTTTCTTCTTGTGCACTTGCAGAGAAGGAGTTTGAAATACAGCTTATTGACATCTCTATCACATGCAAAGCACAAGTCTTACAAGTTTTAGTCAGTTGTTTCAGTAGAAATGGTACTAAATCATTAACTTTGCTGAAGATTAAGGGTTTTAGTACTAGTATATAACATTTCTGGAAATGCAAACACTTCTATCTGGTTTTTAGAAATGGGACAGTTACACTAAAAAGTcagcagaaagcaaacaaagtTGTTTGAGATAATTGTGGAGTCTCTGCTTGCTAAAGTAACTCCCAAAGGAATTGCCTTGAACAGCTCACTGTGTTACTGTattaaaaaactccaaacctcTTGGGATATTTTTGGTTTGATAGTAATAGTATGTACTGTCTTGCatccttcctcaggctgttcagggatgctgcaggataTAGGGAAAGGTATGGCTAGAAGGACATGCTAGTCTGTTGCCTGAAACACAAAGGAGATTGTAttcagcagcaaggaaaatagATTTCCTAGACTAGTCAAGATAAActttaaagtgaaaaattttttcctttcagttggAAACATTTTGGGGCTGTTGTTGACTAAATATTGTTGTTATGCAAAGGTAACAGCTCCACTGATGGTCATTCTGGAGTTTTCCTTGAACTGCAGACAGATAGGAAAACTGACACTTCTGTTTCTGCCCTACATCCCATTTCTTAAGCCGGATTTATGCTCTTTATTTCCATGTGTGTTTctctctgctggctctgcacctccctccttcctgctAACTAAAGATTCCCACATCAGGAAACTTAATGTGAATTGGTCTTTAATAATCTAATGCAAGATAATAATATTTCAGTAAGAAAATAGCTACTGGATTAGCTTGTACAATGCTTGTCTTAGGCTTTTCTCCCTGGCATCTTCCAGTTTGCAAAGCCCAATGAACAGACTGTAGGCTTGCCTTGCTAACAGCCTTTTGTGGAGTCCTAGAAATACTCCACGGAGTACGAGTAAGGTGTTTGTAGCTGACAGACTGAAAATTGCTGCAGGAGGTTTGAGTGTTTCCTGTGAGTCTGAGGAGGTGTACAACTGGCTTTGATCCAAACCCATGTTACTATTTTTATGTAACAATAATACTATTATTATTCATAGCTATTATTGTAGTACTTTGGGGTTTCTGTCCAGGAGATGGCTAAGATTGCATATATCTGTTCTGGTACTATTCCTGTTATCACAGACTCACCTAATACTCGGTGTCTATTTACAGTGCTTAGATAGAATATTTCTCACTTGACTGTTACACCAGAGTTACAGTAATTCTTTTCTGGTTACTATGACTTGCCATGATGCCATATAGTTCATGCTTCTACAGAATTGCTCTGTGTCTTGAGTTCTGTTTAGATGGTCTACAGCTCTCCTAATGACAGAAGGCAGGGGTCACACTTGCTGCTAGGGCTGCCCTGGTACAACTTGGAGAAGATCAAACACTGAGTATGAACTCTGTTCATGCAGAGATTtgtaataatttctgtattCGGTGTGCTGGACAGAGCAgatcctggggcagcagctgatTTATAAACTCATAAATAGTGAGAAAAGAGGAAACCTTGAACTGAGTACTGGTGGGCCTGTGAAATGAGAGACAACTGTGTATTGGAAATACCTTAGTGTGGTGACTGCTTTGGTGTGTAGAGTTGGAATTGCAGCAGAGGAAATATTGCCCTTCCCTTATCTGTGGGCTATGAATGTGTAAGACAAGTAAcataaaataatgtattttaatgccTCTTCCTTTCAAGACGGcgataaagaaaaacaatccaCGGAAGTACCTGCGCAGCGTTGGCGATGGAGAGACTGTAGAATTTGATGTGGTCGAGGGAGAGAAGGTGAGAGATCATGGAGCCTCAGGGTGTGGTCCAACAGAAATAACATCACACACAACTTCAGCTGTGTCTCTGTCTGATGTGTTAATCACTGGTTTGGTGGCATACATGCAGCTTTTCTGGGGGAAATTGGTTTCTTTAAAGGCTTCATTAAGGCATATTTCTAGATACGTATCAAAACTACTAGGAAACTTCATCCTAGTGCTTCTAGAATCTGCAATTGTTACTTGTGAGAACATTTGAAGCCTACTGCCTGCCCAGTAATTATTAACTGAGGCCTGTACTGCTCTGAACAATTTTTCTTGGAGCCTGGTAGTGTAATAACTGTAAGAACTTTCAATTTCCTTATGAGTCTACTTTCCTGAACATTTTTTGagggttatttttcttttggtcaGTTCATTCTTGCTTCCTTCTCTCAACTCAGCCTGTTGGATAGGATCTCAGTATCTTAACTCATGATGATATGAGTTAACTCATGATCCCTTGGTTAAGGAGTTGGGAATAACAAACCTCCTTTTGCCCTGTGCAGGAGAAAGGAATCACTGTAGCTTGGAATTTATGCAAAAAAGcttctttcctgtttcatcttcTGCCCGTGTCTGGTTGTTCTTTGCTCACACCGCCCTGGCTGCCTTTCTTTTGTCCTTTTAGGGTGCAGAAGCAGCGAATGTCACTGGTCCAGACGGCGTCCCCGTGGAAGGCAGCCGCTATGCCGCAGACCGGCGCCGCTACCGACGGGGCTACTTTGGCCGCCGCCGGGGCCCACCTCGCAGTGTGAGTGCAGCTCCCTGGCTTGCTGCTGCCACACACAAACACTGCCTGGGCTGTTTCTCACCTGCCTGAGGCACTTCTGACCATGCTACATAGGTCTACTAAACTTTCAAGTTATGGTGTTCAAGGCATCGTGACAAAACCACAACAGATTGGTATTGCAAAGTAGATGACTGTAAAGCTGTCAAACTGAGAAGAGTTATTTTTTTGAGTTCTCAGGCTCTCAATTATACCTCAACTGCTGTCAAATACCACCTGTTCCTACTGTCTATCCTAGATTCCTTTGAATATTTAGTTATCCTGATCAGTTTTATACATGAGAGCATCACAGAtgattgtggggtttttaattgTGTACAGTTATGGTGATTGAAATGGCTGTGCAGAATGGGAATAATACCTGTGAAACTTAAGGTAGACTACTAAGGGCTGTCAGGAGGCTACAGCTTTTGCTTCCTACTGGATCAGATGCAGAAGATGTACTTCTCTTTCTAGATATCTTGTTAAATTCCTTCTTTCGAAAGGAAGAGTAGTACACAAGGAACTGTAAGTCATGTAACATTTTATAAAACAGACATTACTGATGGCTGgcatttaaaacacaaactgcaaacaaaaatcaaaccagaaaaaacaccacccaaaCCAATATGCAGCTTTATCAATTAACAACTGAAGGGGAAAGATAACCACTGCATCTCTGAAAGATTGAAAACACTGTAGAAAGAGTGCTTGATGTGAGGTAATATAGTTTTTGTATCTTAAAATTCTTGATATTTTTGTGGGGGTTCCCTGTGGAATGGGCTTTGTGTAGAATGTGGTCTGTGGTAAGTTTGTGTAATGTCTTTGTTAGCTTTCCAAATACAGATTTGTCCTGATCAATAGCTGCCTCTCCATAACGTGTACCCCTTACAATGCATTTCATGTAGTGAAATGAACTTCATATGCATCAGAGAGAATGCTTCCAAGAACAGCTTCTTaatctgtgaggagcaggggcagcactgATGGCTCTTGTTTTGTCCTCATCTTAACTTTGCCCAAATTTAAGCCTTTTTAGAATCTACTGCTTCTTTTTGCCCAATATGCTGGGGTTTCTGTACTGATACATTGTTTTTGAGTTTGTATTCAGGGTTGTGGTTAATATACTGCCTGTCAAATACAacacttctgttttctgttggCAGGGTGTTGAGGGAGATATCAAGGATGGGGTCACAGAAGGAGGACAACTTCAGCAAGTGCACAGGAATCCTACCTACCGTCCCCGCTATCGCAGGTCTGTGCAGTTCCTCTGCTGTGTTACTTTGATGCTTTTGTGTTCTATTCAGGCTTCCAAGTGTGGGAACATGTATACAAATGGTAGGGACAGTGAGAAGCATTTTAATTACTTGGAGAAATTTGTTTCATGTGCTTGTATGTTTAGAATCATAATGGCCCAGAAAGGGCAGAGAATCCTTAGCATCCCATTACTTCTCACAACTGAGCAGCATATTGAAGTGAGTTGCAGTGTCCATGTTCCCCCCGCTGAACAATTGTACTTTTCTGGACAAGTAATGAACCAAATCCTTGGATCCGGTATtctgctgggggtgctggtgggtgaaAACGAGATGTGACACATCACTGTGTGTGAGCTGGTGGATGTGGAgttgcagcccagaaagccaccCATaacctgggctgcagcagaagcagcaggctGGCAGGCTGAGGGGGGTCACTGCCCAGTACTTGAATGGGGCTTAGAAGAAATATGGGGATAAACTTTTTAGCAGGACCTGTTGTGTTAACATgaggggtaatggttttaaactaaaagagatTTAGAATAAATAGAAGGAAGACTTCTTTGACTATGAGTGTTGTAGAACATGGAAACAGGCTCCCAGAGGGGTGGTAGATGCCCCCTacaaggtcaggttggatggggctctgagcaacctgatctaggTGAAGGGGGTTGGTcaaatgacctttaaaggtcctcAAAGAGCTGGTTTGTCTGCCATTCACTCAGTTGCCCCTCATCATATTGTTCTTGTCTGTCAAGCAAATTATGAAGTCAAATTCCAACATTGAATTTAGAGATGAACTATGAAAATGATGTAATCCCCTTTTTTTCATGGGCATGTCTGttcaaaaacaaaaagtaaGAGGTGAATAACAGTGCAAGAGCAGCAACAAGCTGAATTTGATAGGGATAACAAGATTGTTCTTAATTGTAATGACTTGCTTGTTCCATGCACAATGGATCAATCCTTTTGGAATTTGGGTCTCAAGCCACAAGCTTTTCACCTTTACTGTAAGGTTTGCTGTTTATGAATATTGATGTTCCATTTGGCTCTTTTATCTGGGACTGTGGGTAATAGGATACTACTGATGCTTGCTGCTTGTTGGCATCCAAGTTGAATAAACTTAATTCCTGAAAGTCTTCATTAGTTTTGGGCAGTCAGAGCTAGCACCATAGCAAGTCCAGTGAGGCTTTTGCACGTCATCTGGTTGAATCACAGGCTGAGTAACTTGTCCATGACTAATGGAAACTTGTGGTTTTCTGATGCAATTTTCCTATGAGAGCAATGATATATCCTATCAGTGCACAATGTTTGAGTTCACAGGTATTGCTTTTGTTCACAGGCATTAAATCCAGTGACACTGGCACTTCTGTTAGGTTCCTTTGGAAAAGCTAAATTCTTTTTTGGGACTAGTAGCTGTGGATTATCTAATGGGAACTGGATTTTGGCTGTGGGATTTTGGCTGTGTTTTGACAGTTTATAGATATGGTTTATAGTAGAAATAAGGTGAAATGCTCTTGTATACATCAAGAACATGGACTTGATAGCTTAGTGTTAATGAGGTCCAGCTCACCTGTGATAGGTGCTTTTCCTGATTGGTTCAGAGGGGCAAcatgaagcaaagaaaaaagatccAGGAATGGTTTGCAAGTGGAAGTGAGGAGAATTGCAGGGACTGCACCATTAATTAGGAATAGGACTGGGCTGTTATGTAGCCATGCCAAAGACAACTCAGCACAATCAGCCTGTGTGGCCACTACTGGCTTGTTTCTTCTGCTAGCCAGCAATTCAAAGGGGCTATAACTGCATCTTCATTGCAGGATAGACGGCAGAATATGGTGAGGTAGCTTCAGCAGTGAAGAGACacccattttcctttctttccaacCATATGCTGGCCAAATCCTTAAGGGATGGTTTGCTAGCACTCAAAACTGTTGAGGATGATATTTGGTTATGGGAGGTGTTGGTGGGCTAAAACGACTGTAGTTTAACCTTTCTTGGGCTTCTTTCATACTTAACACCTCTTTCTGCCCCTCTCAGAGGGCCCCCTCGGCCACGCCCCGCCCCAGCGACTGGAGAGGCTGAAAACAAGGAGAACCATCACGAGGCCAATGCCATGAGCCAGCAGCCGCTGCGCCGCGGCTACAGGCGCCCCTACAACTACCGGCGCCGGCCGCGCCCTGCCAGCGCCCCGGCACAGGAGGGCAAAGAGGTACAGacaccagagctgctcagagccacgagctcctctcctggggggaaaggctggggaatgggggtggctctgccagggcaagagaaggctttggggtgacctcattgTGGCCTTGCGCTGCCTGAAGGGAAAGATGAGATAAGACTTGCAAGGGCCTGgactgacaggacaagggacaatgagttaaaattgaaagaaagaagatttagattggatatgaGGAAAATTTTTTCCATGTGATGATGGCgaggcacaggttgcccagggaagctgtggctgcccatccctgggaaagttcaaggccaggctggatggggctctgagcaagctgggataatggaaggtgtccctgcctgtggcagaggattggaatgaggtgatcttcaaggtcctgttccaacccaaaccattttatgattgTGTGTAGCAGAGGTTTTATTGGGGTGAATGCCCAAGACCTTCTGTCCTGTGTGAGCTTTTAATAAATGTGTTCATGTGCAGGGTAAGTCTGATGACCAAATCTGACACACTGATTTCCTTGCCTGCTTCTTCTGACCCTCTTGGAGAATAAGCACCTTATCTTAAAAGGAACCAGCAGTGGGATAGGGATTGCTTCTGGATAGTTCTTAATTGGGGTCAGACTGTAGCAACTGTTTTTGAAGTGGAAACAGTTGTGCTTTCCTGCTTCCACAAACCTTAACTCTGTATGTAGCGTGAGAGATGGATTTGAAAGCCCTGTATCCATTTCCTGAGCTTTTTGAACCAGATAATTTCAGGAAACTTGTACTTCATTGAGGGAAGGTTTTCTCATTCAGTGTCTACTTCAGGTGTTCCCTTGACAGAATCTGCTGTGTAATACTCAATTACAGGAAATACactaaaatttaatattttctggaGGTTCATTTTTCTTGATTGTTTTAAAACCCACATTATATTGGCTGTACCACAGAAGAGAGGAAGGGTGTGGAGGTCAGCCTTGCCTATAATAAGAGTTTGTTGTGTCTCAGGCAAAGGCAGCTGAAACACCTGCTGAAAATCCTGCTCCAGTGACAGAGCAGAGTGGTGCTGAGTAATGTCCGGCTCCCCAGGCACCTTTACCATCGCTCAGGTAAGGAATCTGGACAGTTCCTGTTTTCTAGTGGAAGCAGAGTGTGTATGCTTCTAGGATTCTGGCCACATTCCCTTATGTATGGCTTCATATTTGTGATAAGCTCTGAGAGTGCTGTAGAGGCAAACCAAgatgctgcttttctcttctttctttcctctgcctctgtcaCAAAGTAAGTTTTGCTTTataattgatttctttttttccaggaagCTCTCTGATCTGTATAGCAATAGCATCTGCTGAtgagtaattttattttaggaagATCCTGATTATGGACAGGATAAGCCGGTTGTGCTTATCCTGCCTGTTATAACTCTTTTAATTTGACATCTTGTCTATTTATTGACAAAGTCAAACttgaactgcatttttttttaacatttggCTCTTCAACAGGTGTCCTAAAGTACAACTCAAAAGTAACACCAAAGAAACACACAAGCAATAAATTGTCAACAGTGATGACAAAAGCTAAGATTTGAAATatcaaaatgtaaaagaaaatttaccAGCAGCTGAGATCCAGGGAACGCCTACAAGATAGATGcatgaagagagaaagagagcgagATACAGAAAGAACAACCTCCCTAGTTTCAACAGCAACTGTGGGGCtctttgttgtttggggtttttttccctagaattTCACTGTTTTGCTAGTATtgattttttcaatttttcttttggtatcaaactgaaaagggaaaaaacctacCAAAGAActaaaattgaaataaaatgctttttttattgGATGCTGGTGCTAAACCTCCCAAGTGtgagtttttttttctgtgccagtCCTGTTCACTGCAGGACATGGGGAGGATAAACTACCGCGTTCCTTGTTAAGATCTATTTGAAACTGTGCAGCATGGGTGACGTTCCTCACAAATAAAAGTGATTTCAACtaccaaaaaaaatctgctttagtGTGTTTATtcatgtttgcttttaaaataattaattcttttcATCTTGTTGCTTCAGCATTTATATGTGTAAGAGAGGCAGGCGCCTCTTTGGCATGTCTTGGTGGATGATACCTGAGCATGATTAGGTGGATAGACTTGAACATGAAACAACTTctgcaaaaaaatcacaaaacacaTACACTGTTCCCTCTGTTCCTCTGTCTCTAATGATGTTTAGTGGTTGGTTTTCCTGTTACTGTCTCATGGCAGGAGTTTGGGGGATGTGGAGTGAGTTCCTGGAATGTTTTTTCCTCATCTGTTTTGCTAGGCTTTTGTGTTCTATAAACAGTAGAATCTGAGTTTTGAGACTCTGCTCAAGAAGGACACTGGAGTAATAACTACCACTTTATCCAAGCATCTGTTCTGAATAGTGTTTGATGGGCTTCTCCACTCTTTCTTAATTCAAACCAATAAAATCTCTGTACCTGTGCCATCTTGTGTTAATGAGTAAAGAACTGAGCTGTCTTAGAATATcagtgtttttttaatgttcttccCTAGAACTTGGCTGTCTCCCAGGTGTTATCAGCCTGCTTCCAGCTGTTGAATATGGGTGCGTATCTTGTGTCCTTCATTGTTCAATCCAGCGTTTCTCACGCTCCTGTGTTGCAGTTGCTGTTACCAAGCCTTAGATAAGCATATTTGTTTCTCAAACAAATATTCCTGTTACTCTTCAGGAATTAAGCAGAGACTGCAGGGCATAATTGCACTCAAAAGCCCTTtgcttccagctgctgggaaggtgAGGAAGGGCCCTTGCACCCTGTTGCCTTTGCCTtgagggggagaaggagggtGGGAAAAGGCTTAGTGATGCCTGAGTTGCTCTGCTTACAGCTGACTGAATTGTGAGGGATTAGGAACCTGTTTATGAGCTGTGGAGTGAAAGCCATAGGCTTGGCTGAGGCAGAAATCTTTATTTGGAAGATGAAGAAATATGTCTGTtttaacacaaaacaaaatgcagtaAGGTGAGGAAGATATAAGTAATGgtaccttttaaaaattcttaagCAGGATACATCTTTTTAGGCTTAAATTTTGTTACAAACTAAATGTGCAGGCACATTGGGGAGAGGTTGATAATTTCACCGTAACAAGCAGATGCAAGATATTcataaatactgaaatgttACTGCAGAACTTTTCATAAAAACTACTCGAACTGCCTTCAGTAGGTGTGTTTTTCCTTGAGAGATTTGACAGGCTAAAGAGAATTTTCTTAATCTTTCCAAAAATGTAGGTCAGATGGAATTAGGCTAACAAAAGTACTTAATTAGCTGTCTTTCTTCTTATGAACACAGAAAGTGAGGGAGAGATGCAAGTCATGTCCTCTCATTGAGTTCTATTTGTTATTTCTGTCCTGCCTCTAGTAAGAATGTTTGTATAAAATAGAAGCCAGTGATTGACATAAGCTACTTCATCCCTTAATTCCCTGGTTATGAAAATATAAGCTTAATTCTGGCAGAGTTTAAAGCACTTACTAAAATTACATTACAATGGGCTGTGCATAAGTTGTTCCATTGCTAGGCCACTTATGCTCTTGTTTGCTGAAtttgccaggaaaaaaattataaacctGGTGCTCAATAATGTGTACCTCTAAATAAGGCTATAGGTTATTTGCCTCAAGCAGAATTTCAGGTGAGAGCTCAGTTTGTGTTGTGTTGgcttcttttcttaaaaagagATGTAGCTTCATGGATTTTGAATTTGCAGAGTAGCTAATGTGCTGCAAAAACATTCCCTGTGGTTTGTAAACTTCTGAGGGGGgataaagaaaggaagaagacagTTTTATAGGCCTTCCTTTGTGCATTGCGTCATTTAAACATAATTGTAATACAAGGCATTCACAGTCTGGAGATAGGTGTACTGTAAGCTTCTGTCTTGGACAGTGTTGCTGCCAGGGAGAGCTACACATGTGCAACAAGTGCCTTGGAAGGAAAACactttcttctggaaaaagctTGGGAAATAAAGTCTGTGCTACATAGTTTGCTGTAAGGGCTGTGAAATCAGCTGTGGGTGTCTGTTATTTGTTGTGGCTTTTTTAGAGAGTCTCTGCAGATTCTGAGTTCAAAGCTATGGCCTTAGACATgattctgctttctgctggtTTGGCTTTTTGGGTAACCAGCGAGCCTTCAGCACCACTGTGATTCTGTAGAGAAAGTCCATGTTCTGAAGTGCTCTGAGTTGAAGGGAAAAGCATTTGCATGAGCCCAGTGGCAGTGGGATCCTTCCTTATGTGTAAAAGGGATGAGAAGATTTTGAAGGCCATACCAAGTAAGTGGTAGCTTGAACTTTCTATCCTATGCTGTTTGCAATAATGGAGCAAGGCTGCCATGATTGAATTTTGAGTCTTAGAGGAGGACAGTGATGCAATGAGCAGAAAATGGATCTTGATGACTTAATACCACCAACTGATGAGATGAGTAATAAATATCTTAAGGCTTTAAAATGTAATAGAAAAGACTCAGAGCTTCATTATATTTCCTAATGtcaaaatatattctttttcgATGTTTGGCTGTAAGTTTTGACTCGTAAATGGTGACTTGAATAGGACCACAAAGGTCCTTAGAATTAATCAATTATACACTGCCACTTTCATGCCAGTAGTGCCTATGTGATACAGTTATTGTTCAGAAAAAAGAGCATTATTTTAATAGTATGTATAAATAGAGGTGTTACTGATTcaatttcaggaaaaattgCTGCAAGAATCTGgactgaaattctgaaaatacGCTGAAAGGTAAAACAGCTCATATGGATTCTTGAGCCTTTTGGAGATAGCCTGAATTGGGGCTCTAATAAAGAACTGGAGGGCAGTAGtagtaaattaaataaatattctaaaTAGAGCTCTAGACATGGTCAAGATGCCTGACTGGATGTGAGAAGTGTTCCCATTTCAGTCCCCTTTCCGTGTTTTATACTGGAGAGAAGGGCAGAGTTTCAACCATCACAATTATACAAGAGGCTCTGTATGAGTCTCATCTGTGTCTTGGTAAGAAATTAACCATGCCAGCAGAATATTGAAAATGTTTATGGTACCACTTAATGGCTGTTGGGTGGGTTACTCTTGGGCATCAACCTCTTGACTTGCCAGCAGGTGCAGTACGTAATTAGAGCAGTAAATTTTGCTGTGCCGTGGATGGTTAAAGCGTTGCAGTGTTACCACACAACTGCTGACACTTATCACAGAAAATGGGTGCTGGGGAGTCAGGAGATGTCAGCAGTCCGGTTTACTGGTACAGTTATGTGAGCACTAGATGGGGCTGTTACtccacttatttttttctgggaattcATGGAGGCACCTCTGTGACAGGAAATGAAGGTGGTACAATGTGGGCtagctgggctctgctgcaggctctAGGGGGGCTGAAATAGGGTAGATGGTAAGAACCCAATAAatagataaaggaaaaaaaaaaaggaaatgaataaATATCTTCGTGCATAGTTTTTTTTCTAGGCATAAGCACTGCTGCTTATTGCTAACCTTCCTCTAATACTCATCATGTAACTGGGAAGAAAGTCTTGGGGAGAAGTGAAGATCTACCCACAGGAAAGTCAAGTGTAGGGTTCAAAGTTTGTGCTTACCATTTGTACCTGTAGAAATACTTGGTGCcataaaaaaacacaaaccaacaaaGTTAAATTGCCTacatttttttacttcagtggATAAACATTCTGTCTGAATTTAGATTAACCAATCTCAAAGAAATACACAGCCTAAAAATTGGCAAACTTTTAGGGATCATTTAGATGTGATTTAAATCATTACATACATCTTCAGAGGAGATGGAGGTGTTCTCACTTGCTACATGGTGCTTATATTCTAGTTAAGAGactgattttaataaaaaggaagaTCCTTAAAACTTATTGCACTGACTTCCATCTCTGATGAATTACTCATTTATGTATAACAAAAGCCACAAGGTGCTGCTCTTATCCTGactaaaaaagtaatttttttccttctctaataTACCACAGTAAGAGCAT
This window contains:
- the YBX3 gene encoding Y-box-binding protein 3, which codes for MSEAPETSTASPAPAAPPVPPPVPAAAAAPPAPAAPDAAPKSAAAPGAAVAEAAPGAAAAATTAAAESKKKVLATKVLGTVKWFNVRNGYGFINRNDTKEDVFVHQTAIKKNNPRKYLRSVGDGETVEFDVVEGEKGAEAANVTGPDGVPVEGSRYAADRRRYRRGYFGRRRGPPRSGVEGDIKDGVTEGGQLQQVHRNPTYRPRYRRGPPRPRPAPATGEAENKENHHEANAMSQQPLRRGYRRPYNYRRRPRPASAPAQEGKEAKAAETPAENPAPVTEQSGAE